One Brassica napus cultivar Da-Ae chromosome C2, Da-Ae, whole genome shotgun sequence DNA window includes the following coding sequences:
- the LOC106380422 gene encoding binding partner of ACD11 1 produces the protein MAVRSVKVGNLSSGATEHDIKEFFSFSGEVESIDIQSDEHSAYVTFKDPQGAETAVLLSGASIADQSVVIEMAPNYTPPAAPHAETQSGGGGVAESVVQKAEDVVSTMLAKGFILGKDAVGKAKAFDEKLGFTSTATAGVASIDQKIGLSQKITAGTSLVTEKIKGVDQSFQVTERTKSAFATAEQTVSSAGTAVMKNRFVLTGVSWAAGAFNRVAKAAGEVGQKTKEKVEAEQPPQPSQSEQQAPEGYSPLH, from the exons ATGGCg GTAAGATCAGTAAAAGTTGGCAATCTCTCCTCAGGAGCAACGGAGCATGATATCAAAGAGTTCTTCTCTTTCTCCGGTGAAGTTGAAAGCATTGACATCCAAAG TGATGAGCATAGTGCCTATGTGACATTCAAAGATCCTCAAGGAGCAGAGACCGCTGTGCTCTTATCA GGTGCAAGTATTGCCGATCAGTCCGTCGTCATTGAGATGGCTCCTAACTACACTCCACCTGCTGCCCCTCATGCT GAAACACAGAGCGGTGGCGGGGGCGTCGCGGAATCAGTAGTTCAGAAGGCAGAAGATGTTGTGAGCACCATGTTAGCAAAGGGTTTCATCCTCGGTAAAGACGCCGTCGGCAAAGCAAAGGCTTTTGACGAGAAACTCGGTTTCACTTCAACCGCAACCGCAGGTGTTGCTTCCATAGACCAAAAAATCGGTCTAAGCCAAAAAATCACAGCGGGTACAAGCTTGGTGACCGAGAAGATCAAAGGTGTGGACCAAAGCTTCCAAGTCACAGAGAGAACCAAGTCTGCCTTTGCGACAGCGGAACAGACGGTGAGCAGCGCGGGAACCGCCGTGATGAAAAACCGCTTTGTGTTAACGGGTGTGAGCTGGGCGGCAGGAGCGTTCAACAGAGTTGCTAAAGCGGCTGGAGAGGTTGGACAGAAGACAAAGGAAAAGGTTGAAGCTGAGCAACCACCACAACCGTCGCAGTCAGAGCAGCAAGCACCAGAAGGGTATTCTCCGCTTCACTGA
- the LOC125581290 gene encoding probable arabinosyltransferase ARAD1: protein MSSIHPVQSNFLIPNKPNQTKNQKSKTEMNSLVVFFVGRVTEVSNRTRIEESDLAMVGNQRHHTPHRPRSKTLIFTLLLFSISLLVILYTFSSSSRPSISNPNKSDRTETSFVASLEQFLIHKAPKLSIRDDTVHGESDDDDLKKLDEKVFERENRLLIEDPVYPIGFPVKVYVYEMPKKFTFDLLWLFRNTYKETSNATSNGSPVHRLIEQHSVDYWLWADLISPESERRLKSVVRVHQQHEADFFYVPFFTTISFFLLEKQQCKAFYREALKWVTDQPAWKRSEGRDHIFPIHHPWSFKTVRKFVKNAIWLLPDMDSTGNWYKPGQVSLEKDLILPYVPNVDRCDDKCLSESAPKRTTLLFFRGRLKRNAGGKIRAKLGAELSGVKDVIITEGTSGEGGKLAAQGGMRRSLFCLCPAGDTPSSARLFDAIVSGCIPVIVSDELELPFEGILDYKKVAVIVSSSDAIQPGWLVNHLRSFIPSQVKKFQSSLAQYSRHFVYSSPAQPLGPEDLTWRMIAGKLVNIKLHTRRSLRVVKGSRSICRCDCWRPNSTTAANSLSPVLS from the exons ATGAGTTCAATCCACCCGGTCCAATCTAATTTCTTAATCCcaaataaaccaaaccaaaccaaaaatcaGAAATCAAAAACCGAAATGAACAGTCtcgtcgtcttcttcgttgGCCGAGTAACAGAAGTTAGTAATCGAACTCGTATAGAGGAATCCGATCTCGCAATGGTTGGGAATCAACGTCATCACACTCCCCACAGACCCAGATCGAAAACTCTAATCTTCAcgcttctcctcttctcaaTCTCTCTACTCGTCATCCTCTACaccttctcttcctcctcccgCCCTTCCATCTCCAATCCAAACAAATCCGACCGAACAGAAACGTCCTTCGTCGCCTCCCTTGAGCAATTCCTGATCCACAAGGCCCCGAAGCTCTCAATTAGAGACGACACTGTACATGGCGAGAGCGATGACGATGATCTTAAAAAACTCGATGAGAAGGTGTTCGAAAGAGAGAATCGATTGTTGATCGAAGACCCGGTTTATCCAATCGGGTTTCCGGTTAAGGTCTACGTGTACGAGATGCCAAAGAAGTTCACTTTCGATCTCCTCTGGCTGTTTCGCAATACTTACAAAGAGACTTCGAACGCCACTTCTAACGGTAGCCCTGTCCATCGCCTTATCGAGCAG CACTCTGTTGATTATTGGCTATGGGCTGATCTGATCTCTCCTGAATCCGAGAGGCGTTTGAAGAGTGTGGTGAGGGTCCATCAGCAGCATGAAGCTGATTTTTTCTATGTTCCGTTTTTCACTACgatcagcttcttcttgttggAGAAGCAGCAGTGCAAAGCATTCTATAGG GAAGCATTGAAGTGGGTCACTGATCAGCCTGCTTGGAAAAGATCTGAGGGAAGGGATCATATCTTTCCTATTCATCATCCCTGGTCTTTTAAGACCGTTCGCAAATTTGTGAAGAACGCAATCTGGCTTTTACCTGATATGGACTCCACTGGGAACTG gtataagcctgggcaaGTCTCACTTGAGAAAGACCTGATTCTTCCTTATGTACCCAATGTTGATAGATGTGATGACAAATGCTTGTCAGAGAGTGCACCAAAGAGGACCACTCTTCTTTTTTTCCGAGGGCGGCTTAAGAGAAACGCT GGAGGTAAAATACGTGCCAAGCTTGGTGCAGAGCTAAGTGGTGTTAAGGATGTAATCATCACTGAGGGAACTTCCGGAGAAGGTGGAAAATTAGCAGCTCAGGGCGGTATGCGTAG ATCTTTATTCTGTTTGTGTCCGGCTGGTGACACACCTTCCTCTGCAAGACTGTTTGATGCCATAGTCAGTGGATGTATACCTGTTATAGTCAGTGACGAGTTGGAACTTCCTTTCGAAGGAATACTTGATTACAAGAAG GTGGCAGTGATTGTTTCTTCTAGTGATGCAATACAACCAGGGTGGCTTGTCAATCATCTGAGAAGCTTTATACCATCCCAAGTCAAGAAATTCCAGAGTAGCCTTGCTCAA TACTCGCGGCATTTCGTATATTCGAGTCCAGCTCAGCCATTAGGTCCAGAGGATTTGACATGGAGAATG ATAGCAGGAAAGCTGGTGAACATCAAGCTTCACACGAGGAGATCACTACGGGTTGTGAAAGGATCTAGGAGTATTTGCAGATGTGATTGCTGGAGGCCTAACTCTACTACAGCCGCCAATTCGTTGAGTCCTGTCTTGTCTTAA